The following DNA comes from Streptomyces sp. NBC_00273.
GATCCCCGTCGGTAAGGAGGACGTCCCATGGTCCTACGCCGCCTCCGGTATCGGCCCAATCGGCGTCAGGCGCCGCGACAGCCAACTCCGTCATTCGAGCAATGGTCTGCTGCCGGATGTCTTCGGGCAGTAGGCCCGCTTCGTGGAGGCGGGCCAGCACAGGCGGGCCAGGATCGTACGCGGTCGGGGCATCGAAGTTCACGAGCGTCGCGCAAATGTCAGGATCAGCTGTCAGGTATACACGCAAGAATCCCGAACCGGTGTTTTGCCGTAGGTAGGCGAAAACCGCTCGTTCGCGGTCGTGGTACTGCTGCCAGTTTTCTTCGCGTCCCCGGGGTTGCTGGCGGAGGGCGGCCACGCGGCGGGCTACATCCGCGTACAGCGCGGGCGGGATACGCAGCAGGGTGCCTCGATGCTGTTCGCTGTCGGGCGTGAGGCAGTCGGTGCGTGACAGAAGAGCCTGATCGGTCATGCCGATGAGGACCATGGGCATGAGGTGGGGCTGGGTGGCCAGCCAGGCGGCGAAGCCCTCCCGGAGAGTGGGGTGATGGAACGTCCAGTACTCCTGTCCGTCGGAAGACGTGTTGAGACGGAGGAAAGAGCCCGTGAGCGCGGTTAAGGCTCGACTGACGCCAGCCGGCGTGGATCCAGCCCGTTCGACGATGTCACTGTTGCCGGCATCGAAGACGATCGGGTTCGGAAGGCCAGTTAGCGCCTTGTCTCGGGCCGTGGCGTAGGTGAGCGCGAGCGCTGCGTGGGCGTGGGTGTCCAGCTGGTCGTATACATCGCGTAGCAATTGCTGAGAGTGGACCATGAACGTTGTGATGCCCTGCTGAGTCAGAGACAGACCGGAAGTGAACACCTGCAGCCCCAGGCGACGCGCGGCCTCAGGGCGAAAGGGTGCGGCGTCAGCAGCTGCTTCCAGGTGGGGCTTCATCCGAGCGCGCACGTCTGCGGGCTGGTCGCCAGCGGCGAGGTGGTTATACAGGATCTGCTGCCGTTCAGTGGGCGTGAGGTCGGCGACGTCCACGGTGACGAGCTGCTCGTCTAGCCGGGGATATGCGTACGGCTTCAACAGCGGCCGGGCTTCGTTGTAGATGTAGCTGCGGGAGGTCAGCACCACGCGGGCGCCGTTCTTGACCGCGCTCATTACATGCGGCAAATCACGTGCCCAAGCATGGGTGAGGTGTTCCTCGTGGCGGACAGCGCCGAAGGCATCGTCGAGCCAGAAAAACTGCCCCTTCTCATGCGGATTCCAGCGCTGCACAAGTTCTTCGGAAGTCCGGGCCTTGATGGCCGCGCAGCCCCAGTTGTCAGCCGCGCTGATGGCCAGCATCAACGCGATGACGGACTTGCCGACCGCCGGGTCGCCCAACAGCAGCACAAAGCCGTGGTCACGCAGCGCACGAGCAGCCTTGCGGTAAGCACCAGTGACGACGAACGTGGTCACCTGCTCGGGCGCGGACGCCATGAGCACCGAAGCCTGGGCGTATGCACGCTCGTCAAGGATCTGCGACAGGTCGCCGAGCCCGTAGACGCGGGGAACGAACATCCGTAGCCCGCGGTGCATGGCGATCATGTCGCTCAGCCACTGGCCGTCCAGAACCAGCGGATGCGCGACCCCACACGCGAGCAGCCGACGGCGGATCTCCTCCTCAGAGGTGCCGGTGACCCTCGCGTTGGTCAGGAGCACGTACGTTCCGCACACGCCGCGCTTCACCAGGGCGCTGACCTTATCGAACTCGTCTTCAAGCTCGGACGGGGCGAGCGTGGCGTCGGCCTTCTTGGTGTGCTTGCACTGCAGCACGAACGGCCCGGGTGGAATGTCTCGCACACCATTAGGGGCGGTAGGCGGCTGCCAGGTGCCATAGAACGCGCCATCCCGGCCCCCGTCGTTGGAGTCGGCGAACGCCTGCACCGACTGCCCCCATACCTCCCGCAGGACAGCCGCGCACAAGTCCTGGAAGGCCCGCCAGCCCAAAGTGTGCAGGGTAAACCGGGGCGAGCCGACAGCCACGACCTCGCCTGCGCTGCTCACGAGTCGTCCCTGCGGCCGGCCTCATAGTTGGCCAAAGCGGCCATGCCTTCCCACATGGCCTCATCGTTGCAGTCCGACACGGGGGCCTTCTCACGATGACGAATATTGGGGTTGAGGAAATGGAGCAGTGTCACACCGCTGCCCACTCAAAACCAAGGCGGGCCAGCGCTGCGAGCTGCTCGGGGGTGAGCTTGGCGCGCCTGGTCTATGTGTTGGTGAGCCATACTCCGAGCTTCACGGCATACTCCTGGCCGTCGACGGCGACGGCTTCTGTGTGCCCTGGGGACGGTCAGGGAGCCCGTGCGGGCCTTGCACTGCGCGAAGGCTGCAACGCCGCGCTCGAAGGCCCCGGGACCGCCCTTGCGGGCTTTTGCGGGTGTCTCCTGTTCCGGTGGTAGGGGCTGGATGCCGAGTTGTTCCAGGCGTTCGCGTTGCCCGTCCATGAGCCGTGCCCAGACCGTGTGCTGGCACTGCTTGGCGAGCCATCGTCCGATGCCCATGCCGTGGTGATGGTCTGCGGGGGAGTGTCAGTGGAGATTCGTCGGCTGGTTGTCAGCGGTGTAGCCCCAGCGATCTGGTAGTTCACACTGACGGGCCATGACGCATTGGTGCTGACACGAGTGACGAATGGCCACGTCGTTCTCATGCCGACCATCACGATGAACGACCAGCCGGCCTCGCCGACACGACCCGGCAGCAACCGGCACCCGCGGCCGCCGACGCGGTCAGACCGTCCCAGTTCCGTCGTTGCGTGATGTCAGTTCTCATTCATGTTGTGGTGGAGCCGTCGCTCTGACTCGCGGTGCCGCAAGCGGATGAGACACCGCGTGGTCGCTTCAGTGGGTGGCCAGCGGGCCTGACCTGTGCTGCCGCAGGTTAGAGGGGAGTCCCGCAGACGTATGGGGAGTTCCGGATGGCGTTTGCCGGATCTGGCCGTGTGCAGGGTGGGGTGTGCGTGATGATGGGCTGGTGAGTACCACCGCCGTCGTCAAGTCGTCCGTGTCCCACGAGCCCGGTCGCGCACTGTTCCCGGATCAGGTCCGGGGGCTGGAGTCGGTGGTCAGGCACCTGCAGCGCCCCGGTACCCGTGGCCTGTATGTGGCGGCGACGGGTACGGGCAAGACGGTCGTCGGGATCCGGGCCGCGCTCGCGCTGTCTGCTCGCCTGGTCCTGGTGGTGGTGCCCACGCTGGACCTGGCGGCGCAGACGGCGTTGGCGTGGCGGGCGGATGGCTACACGCGCCACTTGATCATCGTGTCCTCCATGGACACCGCCGGCCACACGAAGCTGGCGGCCGCACAGGTCGGCTCGACCGGCAGCCCGACCGCGCTCGCGGCGCTGCTGTCGGTGGTCGGCCCGGGCCCGGACCGGATCCCGTTTCTCACCGTGGTGTGCACCTACGACTCCCTGGACAAGATCCGCGACGCCCAGCACACCGGCCGCCCGGTGCCGCCGTTCGACCTGGCGATCATGGACGAGGCACACCGGATCGCGGGCCGCGCGGACAAGAAGTGGACGGTCATCAACGACGCCTCGGCCATCCACACGGACCGCCGCCTCTACATGACCGCGACCCCGCGCAGCTTTGCTGCCCCAGAGGTGGCGGAGTCCGCCAGCCTGATCCGCCCGCGCCGCCACCGTCCCGCCGCCGAGCCGGCCGACGCGTCCGCCAACTCGATGAACAACGAGGCCGTCTACGGCCGGAAGATCTTCGAATATCCCCTGGCGACCGCCATCGCGGACGGCCGAGCCGCGGACTACCAAATCGTGGTCCCCACCATCACCGACACCGACCTCCGCGCCGCCCTCAACCCTCCCACGCCCGGCAACACCGATGCCGCGGCCAGGGACACCGGCACCGCCCATGGAGAATCCGGGGACGGTGCAGCACGGACCACCGCGCTGCACCTGGCCGTCCTGAAGGCCATGACCCAGCACAGCCTGCGCAGAGTGCTGGTGTACTTCCACCTCGTCGAGGACGCCACACGCTTCACCCGCGAGCTCGGCCACACCCTGCGCCTACTCAAACGCAACGCCCCAGACCTGTGCCCGGACCTCGACCCGGCCCTGTTCTTCGTCCACGGAGACCACACCCCCGACGAACGGGCCGCCACCTTCGCAGCCTTCGCCGCCGCCGACCACGCCATCCTGACAAACGCGAAGCTCATCTCGGAAGGCGTCGACATCCCCAGCGTCGACGCCATCGTCTTCGCCGATCCCACCCGCAGCGTCATCCGCTGTGTCCAGGCCCTCGGCCGCGCCCTGCGCCTGGACGTCTCCGGGAAGACCGCCTCCCTGATCGTCCCCGTCTACCTCCCACCAGGCGCCGACCCCGAAGACATCCTCGGCACCGCCTACGAGCCGGTGTGGGCGATCACCACAGCCCTGGCGAGCCACGACCACCGCATCGTCGAACGCCTCCCGGACAAAGCGAACCGGCTCCCCAAAGAGACGAGCACGCTGGTCGCCAAGCGCTGGCACTTCGACTTCACCCTCCACCCCGAACGCATCGCCCGCGCCATGGACCTGATCGCGTTCAACCCCCACGGCCCGCTGACCCGCTCACGCCGCGCCGGCCTCGCCGCCGCACAGGCCTTCCACGACGACTACGGCCACCTCGACGTCCCCGCCGACCACACCGACCCGACCGGCTTCGAACTGGGCCGCTTCATCAACACGATGCGCGAAGCCGCGACAGCCGGCCGCCTCGACCCGGAGTGGATCGCCGAACTCGACGCGCTCGGCATGATCTGGGACAAACACCAGGCCGCCTGGCGCGCCCGCCTCACCGCCGCAGCCGACTACCACCACACCCACGGCCACCTCGCCGCCCCCGCCACCACCCCCATCGGCGCCTGGCTCGCCGAGCAGCGCTCCCACGCCGCCAAGGACCAGCTCGCCCCCCAGCGGGCCGCCGACCTGACCGCACTCGACCCCCACTGGCAACTCCCGCACGGCCCCGACTGGCACCGCAAATACCACCAACTGCGCCACCACCTCGAAACCGGCCGCCCCCTCACCCCCGACACCACCACCGGCAGCATCAACCTCGGCGGCTGGGCCATCCGCCAGCTCACCCACTGGACCACCCTGGCCACCGGCCAGCGCCAGCTCCTCGAAGCCCTCGGCATCACCCCGACCACCACCAGCCTGGCCCCCCGCCCGACAGCCCGCCGCACCTTCCCCCAGACCGTCCAGCTCCTCGAACTCTTCCTCCACCGAGAACACCGCGCCCCCACGGCCCGCGAAACCATCACCGTCGACGGCGACACCGTCAACATCGGCCCCTGGTTCGCCAAGACCCGCACCAAGATGCGCGCCGGCCAACTCGACCCCGAACACGCCCAACTCGTCGCAGCACTCTTCGACGGCGAATGGACCGACGAAGACCCTGCCCCGGCCTTCGCCTGACC
Coding sequences within:
- a CDS encoding DEAD/DEAH box helicase is translated as MSTTAVVKSSVSHEPGRALFPDQVRGLESVVRHLQRPGTRGLYVAATGTGKTVVGIRAALALSARLVLVVVPTLDLAAQTALAWRADGYTRHLIIVSSMDTAGHTKLAAAQVGSTGSPTALAALLSVVGPGPDRIPFLTVVCTYDSLDKIRDAQHTGRPVPPFDLAIMDEAHRIAGRADKKWTVINDASAIHTDRRLYMTATPRSFAAPEVAESASLIRPRRHRPAAEPADASANSMNNEAVYGRKIFEYPLATAIADGRAADYQIVVPTITDTDLRAALNPPTPGNTDAAARDTGTAHGESGDGAARTTALHLAVLKAMTQHSLRRVLVYFHLVEDATRFTRELGHTLRLLKRNAPDLCPDLDPALFFVHGDHTPDERAATFAAFAAADHAILTNAKLISEGVDIPSVDAIVFADPTRSVIRCVQALGRALRLDVSGKTASLIVPVYLPPGADPEDILGTAYEPVWAITTALASHDHRIVERLPDKANRLPKETSTLVAKRWHFDFTLHPERIARAMDLIAFNPHGPLTRSRRAGLAAAQAFHDDYGHLDVPADHTDPTGFELGRFINTMREAATAGRLDPEWIAELDALGMIWDKHQAAWRARLTAAADYHHTHGHLAAPATTPIGAWLAEQRSHAAKDQLAPQRAADLTALDPHWQLPHGPDWHRKYHQLRHHLETGRPLTPDTTTGSINLGGWAIRQLTHWTTLATGQRQLLEALGITPTTTSLAPRPTARRTFPQTVQLLELFLHREHRAPTARETITVDGDTVNIGPWFAKTRTKMRAGQLDPEHAQLVAALFDGEWTDEDPAPAFA